From a region of the Dickeya poaceiphila genome:
- the hybG gene encoding hydrogenase maturation factor HybG, which translates to MCLGIPGQVVAWASTDQQLAWVDVCSVRREVNVTLVQQEGQPSSLIGQWVLVHVGFAMSLLDEQEARDTLDALRQMEEVESDVSDFLTRSI; encoded by the coding sequence ATGTGTCTGGGAATTCCGGGGCAGGTGGTGGCGTGGGCGTCAACGGATCAGCAACTGGCATGGGTGGATGTGTGCAGTGTGCGGCGTGAAGTGAATGTGACGCTGGTACAACAAGAAGGGCAACCCTCATCACTGATTGGTCAGTGGGTGTTGGTGCACGTTGGTTTCGCCATGAGCCTGCTGGATGAACAGGAGGCGCGCGATACGCTGGATGCGCTGCGGCAGATGGAGGAAGTGGAGTCGGATGTCAGCGATTTTCTGACCCGATCGATTTGA
- a CDS encoding respiratory chain complex I subunit 1 family protein, with product MAVAPLLSGLSRVLRAKMHSRQGPGLLQDYRDIVKLLRRQEVAPQHSGGVFRLMPFILLGTMLLVAMTLPAMTDASPLGAAGDVITLLYLFAVFRFFFSLSGLDSGSTFAGIGASRELTLGILVEPILMLALLVVALVAGSTNIGNISVKLASGHWVSPTATVLALLACAFATFIEMGKIPFDVAEAEQELQEGPLTEYAGAGLALVKWGISLKQVVVATLFLSIFVPFGKAETLSVACLLWGALALFIKLVVVFVIAAAIENSLARGRFLLTGRVTWLGFGVAALAFVFYLTGL from the coding sequence ATGGCGGTAGCACCGCTGCTGTCAGGCCTGTCGCGCGTGCTGCGCGCCAAAATGCACTCCCGACAGGGGCCAGGGCTGCTGCAGGATTATCGTGACATCGTCAAACTGCTGCGACGCCAGGAAGTGGCGCCCCAGCACAGCGGCGGCGTCTTTCGCCTGATGCCCTTCATCCTGCTCGGCACCATGCTGCTGGTAGCAATGACACTGCCCGCCATGACTGACGCGTCGCCGCTCGGTGCGGCGGGAGATGTCATCACCCTGCTGTATCTGTTTGCGGTATTTCGCTTTTTCTTTTCACTGTCTGGTCTCGATTCCGGTAGCACCTTCGCCGGTATCGGTGCCAGCCGCGAGCTGACGCTCGGTATTCTGGTAGAGCCTATCCTGATGCTCGCGCTGCTGGTGGTAGCACTGGTGGCCGGTTCCACCAATATTGGCAACATCAGCGTCAAGCTGGCGAGCGGTCACTGGGTCTCCCCTACCGCCACCGTACTGGCCTTACTGGCCTGCGCATTCGCCACCTTCATTGAAATGGGCAAAATCCCGTTCGATGTCGCGGAAGCCGAACAGGAACTGCAGGAAGGGCCGCTGACCGAATACGCCGGTGCCGGGCTGGCGCTGGTGAAATGGGGCATCAGCCTCAAACAAGTGGTGGTCGCCACGCTGTTTCTGTCGATTTTCGTGCCGTTCGGCAAAGCAGAGACGTTGTCTGTTGCCTGCCTGCTGTGGGGTGCGCTGGCGCTGTTCATCAAGTTGGTGGTGGTGTTTGTCATCGCCGCAGCTATCGAAAACAGCCTGGCGCGCGGGCGCTTCCTGCTGACCGGCCGGGTCACCTGGCTCGGATTCGGTGTCGCGGCGCTGGCGTTCGTTTTCTACCTGACTGGATTATAA
- the gltP gene encoding glutamate/aspartate:proton symporter GltP, with amino-acid sequence MKKQKVSLAWQILIALFIGIAVGAWLHENPANKQWLIANLLSPAGDIFIRLIKMIVVPIVITTLVVGIAGVGDAKKLGRIGFKTIVYFEVITTLAIVIGITLANLFHPGHGVDMSMLTKVDISQYEKTTEQVQSGSHSLVGTILSLIPPNIFAALAKGDMLPVIFFAVLFGLGLSSLPREQRDPLLNVFRSASETMFRVTNMIMRYAPIGVFALISVTVANFGFASLWPLAKLVVLVYAAILFFALVVLGAVARMCRLRIMTLIRILKDELILAYSTASSETVLPRIIQKMEAYGAPKAITSFVVPTGYSFNLDGSTLYQSIAAIFIAQLYGIDLSLGHEVVLVLTLMITSKGIAGVPGVSFVVLLATLGSVGIPLEGLAFIAGVDRILDMARTALNVVGNALAVLVVAKWEGQFDEEKARAYEQEQATLVVRPASQE; translated from the coding sequence ATGAAAAAACAAAAAGTTAGCCTTGCCTGGCAAATTCTCATCGCATTGTTCATCGGTATTGCTGTCGGTGCCTGGCTGCATGAAAACCCAGCCAATAAACAATGGTTGATCGCCAACCTGTTGAGTCCAGCCGGGGATATCTTTATCCGGTTGATCAAGATGATTGTGGTGCCGATTGTTATCACCACGCTGGTGGTCGGCATCGCTGGTGTCGGTGATGCTAAAAAGCTGGGGCGCATCGGTTTTAAAACAATCGTTTATTTTGAAGTCATTACCACGTTGGCGATTGTCATCGGTATTACATTAGCCAACCTGTTTCATCCTGGGCACGGCGTTGACATGTCGATGCTGACCAAAGTGGATATCTCTCAGTATGAGAAAACCACCGAACAGGTGCAAAGCGGTTCGCACAGTCTGGTAGGCACGATTCTCTCGCTGATTCCACCCAATATTTTTGCCGCGTTGGCCAAGGGTGACATGCTGCCAGTGATCTTCTTCGCCGTATTGTTCGGCCTTGGGCTGTCATCTCTGCCGCGCGAGCAGCGTGATCCGCTGTTGAATGTGTTCCGCAGTGCGTCGGAAACCATGTTCCGTGTCACTAACATGATCATGCGTTATGCACCGATTGGGGTGTTTGCACTGATTTCCGTGACCGTTGCCAACTTCGGCTTCGCTTCGCTATGGCCGCTCGCCAAGCTGGTGGTTCTGGTCTATGCCGCGATTCTGTTCTTTGCGCTGGTGGTGCTGGGGGCTGTGGCGCGTATGTGCCGCCTGCGCATTATGACGCTGATCCGCATTCTGAAGGACGAGCTGATTCTTGCCTATTCGACCGCCAGTTCCGAAACGGTGCTGCCGCGTATCATTCAGAAGATGGAAGCCTACGGCGCACCAAAAGCGATCACCAGCTTTGTGGTGCCGACCGGTTACTCGTTCAATCTGGATGGTTCCACGCTGTATCAAAGCATCGCGGCTATTTTCATCGCGCAACTGTACGGCATTGATCTCAGTCTGGGGCATGAGGTGGTGCTGGTGCTGACGCTGATGATCACCTCTAAAGGGATTGCCGGCGTACCAGGTGTCTCCTTTGTGGTATTGCTGGCGACGCTGGGCAGCGTGGGTATTCCGCTGGAAGGTCTGGCGTTTATCGCCGGGGTAGACCGCATTCTGGATATGGCGCGTACCGCACTGAATGTAGTGGGCAATGCGCTGGCGGTGCTGGTTGTCGCCAAGTGGGAAGGGCAGTTCGACGAAGAGAAAGCGCGTGCCTATGAGCAAGAGCAGGCAACGTTGGTTGTGCGACCTGCCAGTCAGGAATAA
- a CDS encoding hydrogenase 4 subunit D gives MENIALATLLLPFLGALLIAFAPQRLAKGLCTLFALLATLGMALLAWRYFDGGKTDLVVPLYRYGQADLFGFVFDRISLLIGFAVVSLGFLVSLYSCGYLTLGNREHPHDGSNRYYAFLLVFIGAMAGLTLSSTILGQLLFFEITGGCSWALIGYYQKPKSLRSALKALLVTHVASVGLYLAAAWLFATTGTFALSAIAQLDDSSKIIVFSGILFAAWGKSAQLPLHVWLPDAMEAPTPVSAYLHAASMVKVGVYIFARAILSAVEVPHVIGVVGVIMATITLVYGFLMYLPQKDMKRLLAYSTITQLAYIFLALSLSIFGSHMAFDAGMAYIFNHAYAKSLFFLVAGALSYSCGTRMLPQLRGMMTRLPLLGIGFCVAALAITGVPPFNGFFSKFPLFAAGFALSNDIWWLLPLMIVVLVESVASFAWFLYWFGRTVPGEPSEEVASATPVPMSMNLVLLVLIVMSLCSSVIAALWLK, from the coding sequence ATGGAGAATATTGCTCTTGCCACCCTACTGCTGCCGTTTCTCGGCGCGCTGCTAATAGCGTTTGCGCCGCAGCGCCTGGCCAAAGGGTTATGTACGCTGTTCGCCCTGCTGGCGACGCTCGGCATGGCGCTGCTGGCCTGGCGCTATTTCGATGGCGGAAAAACCGATTTGGTCGTGCCGCTTTATCGTTACGGTCAGGCAGATTTATTCGGTTTTGTGTTCGACCGCATCAGCCTGTTGATAGGCTTTGCGGTGGTCTCGCTCGGTTTCCTGGTGAGCCTCTATTCCTGCGGCTACCTGACACTGGGCAACCGCGAGCATCCGCACGATGGCAGCAATCGCTACTACGCGTTTTTGCTGGTGTTTATCGGCGCGATGGCCGGGTTAACACTGTCATCCACCATCCTTGGTCAACTGCTGTTCTTTGAAATTACCGGCGGTTGTTCCTGGGCGTTGATCGGCTACTACCAGAAACCGAAGTCACTGCGTTCCGCGCTCAAAGCGCTGCTGGTGACCCATGTCGCGTCCGTTGGCTTGTATCTGGCGGCGGCCTGGCTGTTCGCCACCACTGGTACCTTCGCGCTCAGTGCCATCGCGCAACTGGACGACAGCAGCAAAATCATCGTCTTCAGCGGCATTCTGTTCGCGGCCTGGGGCAAGTCAGCCCAGTTGCCGCTGCATGTCTGGCTGCCGGATGCGATGGAAGCGCCGACACCGGTGAGTGCGTATCTGCACGCCGCGTCAATGGTAAAAGTCGGCGTGTATATCTTCGCCCGCGCGATTTTGTCCGCCGTTGAGGTGCCACATGTTATCGGCGTGGTCGGCGTCATCATGGCGACGATCACACTGGTGTACGGCTTCCTGATGTATCTGCCGCAAAAAGACATGAAGCGACTGCTGGCGTACTCCACCATCACCCAGCTGGCTTACATTTTCCTGGCGCTGTCGCTGTCCATCTTCGGTTCGCACATGGCCTTTGACGCCGGTATGGCTTACATCTTCAACCACGCTTACGCCAAGAGCCTGTTCTTTCTGGTGGCCGGCGCGCTCAGCTACAGCTGCGGTACCCGCATGTTGCCGCAGTTGCGCGGCATGATGACCCGCCTGCCGCTACTGGGTATCGGCTTTTGCGTAGCCGCGCTGGCGATCACCGGCGTTCCCCCGTTCAACGGCTTTTTCAGCAAGTTTCCGCTGTTTGCCGCCGGGTTTGCGCTTTCCAACGACATCTGGTGGTTACTGCCGTTGATGATAGTGGTACTGGTGGAATCGGTCGCCAGCTTTGCCTGGTTCCTCTACTGGTTTGGTCGCACCGTGCCGGGCGAGCCCTCCGAGGAAGTGGCATCCGCGACGCCAGTGCCGATGTCGATGAACCTGGTGCTGCTGGTGCTGATAGTGATGTCGCTGTGCTCCAGCGTTATCGCCGCACTCTGGCTGAAATAA
- the hyfE gene encoding hydrogenase 4 membrane subunit → MTGSLLVNNLAGLLIITSLLVIAARKPTVSAALYALQSLVLVLIFISLGGLLGSHELYLWSLTAFITKVVMVPAIMSFAFCRLADPKADGGVIGTATLILIATLIVLLSYFAVSPVKLPMVNDLKPVLAVSLGHFLIGLLCIVSQRNILKQVFGYCLMENGAHLTLALLAYRAPELVEIGIATDAIFAVIVMALMARKIHRTLHTLDVQQLTALKG, encoded by the coding sequence ATGACTGGATCACTTCTCGTCAATAATCTGGCAGGTTTGCTGATCATCACCTCGTTGCTGGTGATCGCTGCCAGAAAACCCACGGTGTCCGCCGCGCTGTATGCATTACAGTCGCTGGTGCTGGTGCTTATCTTTATCTCGCTGGGTGGACTACTCGGTTCGCATGAGCTGTATCTGTGGTCGCTGACCGCCTTTATCACCAAGGTGGTGATGGTCCCCGCCATTATGAGCTTTGCTTTCTGCCGACTGGCCGACCCGAAAGCCGATGGCGGTGTGATTGGCACCGCCACATTGATACTGATCGCCACCTTGATTGTATTGCTGAGCTACTTTGCCGTTTCACCGGTGAAACTGCCGATGGTCAATGACCTCAAACCGGTGCTGGCGGTCTCACTCGGCCACTTCCTGATTGGCCTGCTGTGCATCGTCAGCCAGCGCAACATCCTCAAACAGGTGTTTGGTTACTGCTTAATGGAGAACGGCGCTCACCTGACGCTGGCGCTGCTGGCTTACCGCGCGCCTGAACTGGTGGAAATCGGCATCGCGACCGACGCTATCTTCGCCGTCATTGTGATGGCGCTGATGGCACGCAAAATCCACCGCACGCTGCACACGCTGGATGTTCAGCAACTGACTGCGTTGAAAGGATGA
- the cbl gene encoding HTH-type transcriptional regulator Cbl, protein MNFQQLKIIRESARCNYNLTDVANTLFTSQSGVSRHIRELEDELGIEIFIRRGKRLLGMTEPGKELLVMAERILNDANHIRRLANLFSDHDVGQLVIATTHTQARYSLPEVIKAFRSLYPQVQLVINQGTPDEIVTMLESGEADIGIATEQLMNVNSLAAFPWYQWRHAILVPEGHALAQEPVVTLDKLSAVPLITYRQGITGRSRIDQAFAAAGLAPHVSISAQDSDVIKTYVELGLGVGIVADMSFDETRDPGLVRLDARHLFETSTVWLGLKRGQLQRNYIWKFIQLCNPELTQDDIKSRVFADDNEPVIDYQI, encoded by the coding sequence GTGAATTTTCAACAACTGAAGATTATTCGTGAATCGGCACGGTGCAACTATAACCTGACCGATGTCGCTAATACCTTGTTCACGTCCCAGTCTGGCGTCAGTCGCCATATCCGGGAATTAGAAGACGAACTGGGCATTGAGATTTTTATCCGTCGCGGTAAGCGCCTGCTGGGGATGACGGAACCTGGTAAAGAGCTGTTGGTCATGGCTGAGCGTATTCTAAATGACGCCAACCATATTCGTCGGCTGGCAAACCTGTTTAGCGACCATGATGTCGGCCAACTGGTTATCGCCACGACTCACACTCAGGCGCGCTATAGTCTACCGGAGGTGATTAAGGCGTTCCGCTCGCTCTATCCGCAGGTGCAACTGGTGATTAATCAAGGTACGCCGGATGAAATTGTCACGATGCTGGAGTCGGGCGAAGCGGATATCGGCATCGCTACCGAACAACTGATGAATGTAAACTCGCTGGCGGCTTTTCCCTGGTACCAATGGCGACATGCGATTCTGGTGCCGGAAGGCCATGCGCTGGCGCAAGAGCCGGTGGTCACTCTCGACAAGCTCAGCGCGGTACCGCTGATTACCTATCGGCAAGGTATCACTGGCCGTTCACGTATCGATCAGGCATTCGCTGCGGCTGGTTTGGCGCCGCATGTCTCGATCAGTGCGCAAGATTCCGACGTGATCAAAACTTACGTCGAGCTGGGGTTAGGGGTGGGGATCGTTGCCGACATGTCGTTTGATGAAACCCGCGATCCCGGACTGGTACGGTTAGATGCGCGTCATCTGTTTGAAACCAGTACGGTTTGGCTGGGTCTGAAGCGCGGTCAGTTACAGCGCAATTATATCTGGAAGTTTATTCAACTGTGTAATCCGGAACTCACTCAGGATGATATCAAGAGCCGGGTGTTTGCCGACGACAACGAACCGGTGATCGATTATCAGATCTGA
- a CDS encoding 4Fe-4S dicluster domain-containing protein yields the protein MNRFVIAEPTRCIGCNTCMAACTQVHRQAGLQSHPRLTVERDAGGTAPVLCRHCEDAPCAKVCPVNAIRHQDNAVLLDENTCIGCKLCAIACPFGAITPSGSTPLATPTAFDQHIPLTLLSDVPVSLPSVHPMLSWNAGVRSIAVKCDLCDFREQGPECVRVCPTHALYLVDDTTLDDAIAAKRRQAAQWPQGNVPFPPTGADREQNL from the coding sequence ATGAACCGCTTCGTCATTGCGGAGCCGACACGTTGTATCGGATGCAACACCTGCATGGCGGCCTGTACGCAGGTACATCGGCAGGCAGGGCTACAGTCTCATCCGAGACTGACCGTTGAGCGCGATGCCGGTGGTACGGCCCCGGTGCTGTGTCGCCATTGTGAGGACGCCCCCTGCGCCAAAGTGTGTCCGGTCAATGCCATCAGGCATCAGGACAACGCCGTGTTGCTGGACGAAAACACCTGTATCGGCTGCAAACTCTGCGCCATCGCCTGCCCGTTTGGCGCTATCACGCCATCTGGCAGTACCCCGCTGGCGACACCGACGGCGTTTGACCAACACATCCCGCTGACATTGCTGTCCGATGTCCCCGTCAGCTTGCCGTCAGTGCATCCAATGCTGTCGTGGAACGCCGGGGTTCGCAGCATCGCGGTGAAATGCGACCTGTGTGATTTTCGCGAGCAAGGGCCGGAATGCGTACGCGTCTGCCCGACCCACGCGTTGTATCTGGTAGATGACACCACGCTGGACGATGCTATCGCCGCTAAACGCCGTCAGGCCGCACAATGGCCGCAGGGCAACGTCCCTTTCCCTCCCACCGGGGCTGACAGGGAGCAAAACCTATGA
- the hyfB gene encoding hydrogenase 4 subunit B — protein sequence MMTALQLFTPLQWLGLSLALYLAGAVLSLLCCRQESLAIRLSGLCALAGGCAGVLAAAPILLGGNVLTAVFAGPFDAFAHLTLRFDTLAAFMTLVISLLVAVSALYSLAYLEEYRGRGAWAMGFFMNLFVASMVALVVVDNAFYFIVLFEVMSLSSYFLVIADQDDEAVSAGLLYFLIAHAGSVLIMTAFFLLYRHSSSLDFADFRHASLSAPQASVVFLLAFFGFGAKAGMLPLHGWLPRAHPAAPSHASALMSGVMVKIGVFGIIKVGIDLLGATETWWGVVVLAFGAVSSVLGVLYALAEHDIKRLLAYHTVENIGIILMGVGVGMIGIATHHPLLALLGLLGGLYHLLNHAVFKGLLFLGAGAVIYRVHTKDMEKMGGLARLMPKTALAFLVGCMAISALPPLNGFVSEWFTYQSLFTLSHNGGIGLQLVAPIAIVMLAITGALAAMCFVKVYGISFCGAPRSEKASHAREVPWPMTLAMLLLALLCILLGIGASVVAPVITRIAADLAHTPAVAMAQELGVFPGDSQQTSLNTPLIFILLLALPLLPLMIYSLLRGPRLDFRQKGTPWACGYGYEQAMSASAGSFTQPLRVMFAPPYRVRKTLNPAPAMQQALEKTTQAAARAEPVWDDHVVMPVVSIVQRISRAVQWIQHGDFRVYCLYVVAALVALLLVTLV from the coding sequence ATGATGACCGCATTGCAATTATTCACGCCACTGCAATGGTTGGGCCTGTCGTTGGCGCTGTATCTGGCAGGTGCAGTGCTTTCACTGCTGTGCTGCCGTCAGGAGTCGCTGGCTATCCGCTTAAGCGGGCTGTGTGCGCTGGCAGGGGGGTGTGCCGGCGTACTGGCCGCCGCCCCGATACTGCTTGGCGGCAATGTGCTGACTGCCGTATTCGCCGGGCCGTTTGACGCCTTCGCTCACCTGACGCTGCGCTTTGACACACTCGCGGCATTTATGACGTTAGTGATTTCGCTATTGGTGGCGGTGTCCGCGCTGTATTCACTGGCCTATCTGGAAGAGTACCGTGGGCGCGGTGCCTGGGCGATGGGGTTCTTCATGAACCTGTTTGTCGCCTCGATGGTGGCGCTGGTGGTGGTGGATAACGCCTTCTACTTCATTGTGCTGTTCGAGGTGATGTCGCTCAGCTCCTACTTCCTGGTGATTGCCGATCAGGACGACGAGGCCGTCAGCGCCGGGTTGCTCTATTTCCTGATCGCTCATGCCGGTTCGGTACTGATCATGACGGCGTTCTTCCTGCTCTACCGCCACAGCAGCAGCCTCGATTTCGCGGATTTCCGCCATGCATCGCTGTCGGCACCGCAGGCTTCAGTGGTGTTCCTGCTGGCATTTTTCGGTTTTGGCGCCAAAGCCGGGATGCTGCCGTTGCACGGTTGGCTGCCCCGCGCTCACCCGGCAGCACCGTCGCACGCCTCCGCACTCATGTCCGGCGTGATGGTAAAGATAGGGGTGTTCGGCATTATTAAAGTCGGCATCGATTTACTCGGGGCGACAGAGACCTGGTGGGGCGTCGTCGTGCTGGCATTCGGCGCGGTCTCGTCGGTGTTGGGTGTGCTGTACGCGCTGGCCGAACATGACATCAAGCGTCTGCTGGCGTACCACACGGTAGAAAACATCGGCATCATTCTGATGGGTGTCGGCGTCGGCATGATCGGTATCGCCACCCATCATCCGCTGCTGGCGTTGCTTGGCCTGTTGGGCGGGTTGTATCACCTGCTCAATCATGCGGTGTTCAAGGGATTGCTGTTCCTCGGTGCCGGTGCGGTTATCTACCGCGTCCACACCAAAGACATGGAAAAAATGGGCGGACTGGCACGGTTGATGCCGAAAACCGCACTGGCGTTTCTGGTAGGTTGTATGGCGATATCCGCTCTGCCGCCACTCAACGGCTTCGTCAGCGAATGGTTTACCTACCAGTCACTGTTCACTCTCAGCCATAACGGCGGCATTGGTCTGCAGTTGGTTGCCCCGATTGCCATCGTGATGCTGGCCATCACCGGTGCGCTGGCGGCGATGTGCTTTGTCAAAGTGTATGGCATCAGCTTCTGTGGCGCACCGCGCAGCGAAAAAGCTTCGCACGCCCGTGAAGTCCCCTGGCCGATGACACTCGCCATGCTGCTGCTGGCACTGCTGTGCATCCTGCTTGGCATCGGTGCCAGTGTGGTGGCACCGGTCATTACCCGTATCGCCGCCGACCTGGCACACACCCCGGCGGTCGCCATGGCGCAAGAACTGGGCGTATTCCCCGGCGACAGCCAGCAAACCAGCCTCAACACCCCGCTGATCTTCATCCTGCTGCTGGCACTGCCATTACTGCCGCTGATGATTTACAGCCTGCTGCGAGGCCCGCGCCTCGACTTTCGCCAGAAAGGCACGCCCTGGGCTTGCGGTTACGGCTACGAACAAGCCATGTCAGCGTCTGCCGGTAGCTTTACCCAGCCGTTACGGGTGATGTTCGCCCCACCCTATCGCGTGCGTAAAACCCTCAACCCAGCCCCAGCCATGCAACAGGCGCTGGAGAAAACCACGCAAGCGGCAGCGCGTGCCGAACCCGTCTGGGACGACCATGTAGTCATGCCGGTCGTCAGCATCGTGCAACGCATCAGTCGGGCGGTGCAATGGATTCAGCACGGTGATTTCCGGGTGTACTGCCTGTATGTCGTGGCGGCGCTGGTGGCCCTGCTGCTGGTCACTCTGGTTTAA